A segment of the Desulfitobacterium dehalogenans ATCC 51507 genome:
TTTTTTCGGGGCAGCCTGTATTCTTAAGGCTGCCCTTTCTCCGAACATATATTATTTTAGTAAATCAGACATTTTTAGTCGCTGCTTCGGTTTTTTCGAACTCATCCTTAATCTCTTTTGAGGGTTCAGTGGTCAGCAGGCTGACGATAAGGATGGAAAGCAAGCCCACGATAAAGCCGGGTATCATTTCGTAGACTGCGTCGAAGGCAGGGAACTGTTCCCAGAGGATAACGGTGGCTGAGCCCATAATCATGCCGGCCAGGGCTCCCCATTTGTTCATCCGTTTCCAGTAGAGGCTTAAAAGAATAACAGGACCAAAGGCGGAACCAAAACCGGCCCAGGCATAGCCTACCAGGTTGAGAATGGTATCATTTTGAGTCCAGGCCAGATAGGTGGCCAAAAGAGCAACGAGCAGAACACAGAGACGGCTGACGAAAACCAGCTCCTTATCTTTAGCCTCACGACGGAAGAGAATCCGATAAATATCCTCAGTCAGGGAGCTGGAGGTTACCAGAAGCTGAGAGGAAATAGTGCTCATAATAGCCGCAAGAATAGCGGAAATCAGGAAGCCGGTGACAATGGGATGGAAGAGAATTTTACCCAGCTCGATAAATACCGTCTCAGGGTCAGCCAGAGCAGGGCCATGAGTGGCAAAGTAAGCGATACCTATGAGGCCGGTAAACATAGCTCCCACTTCAGAGAAGACCATCCAGCTCATACCAATGCGGCGGGACTTTTTGATCTCGTTCACTGAAGAGATGGCCATAAAACGCACAATGATATGGGGTTGGCCGAAATAGCCTAAGCCCCAGGCCAAGAGGGAGATGATACCAATAACACTGGTTCCGGTGAAGATATTTAAGAGTGCTGGATCAATGGCTTGAATGGTGGCGAAGGAAGATCCAAGGCCCCCGCTATACCAAAGTGTAACAATCGGTACCATGATTAATGCGGTAACCATGATTAATCCCTGGACAAAGTCCGTAAAGCTAACGGCTAAGAATCCTCCAATCAGGGTATACCCTACAATAACCAGAAGAATTAACCAAAGCCCTGTATGGTAGCCGATACCAAAGGTTGTATTGAAGAGAACAGCGCCGGAAACCAAACCGGAAGAGACATAGAAAGTAAAGAAAATAATAATGACGAGTGCGGAAACTAAACGAATGACATGGGAAGTATCATGAAAACGATGTCCAAGGAAAGAGGGAATGGTAATGGAATTACTGGCAATTTCCGTGTAAGAACGCAGGCGGGGAGCTACATAGAGCCAGTTAAAATAGGCACCAATGGTAAGTCCGACCACAATCCACCCAGAGCTGATTCCTGAAGCGAACATGGCTCCTGGCAGTCCCATCATGAGCCAGCCGCTCATATCCGAGGCACCGGCGCTCAAAGCTGTGACCGCTGGGCCCAGAGTTCGTCCCCCAATCATGTAATCGGATAGATTCGTGGTTCTCTTGTAAGAATAATACCCGATGGCCAGCATCATGACCATGTAGAAGATAACCGAAAAAGCAACCACTCAAACATCACTCTCCTTCTTTTTTGAAATTTTTATATATAAAAGCATCTATTATAGTACACATAATAATATCATAAGACCTATAGATTTATAAGTGGGAAATGAATAAGTATACATTATTTTTTAATATTCTTTCATTTCATTAATTGCTTTCATTAAACTGCTTGAAAAAGAAAAAGCAACCTCAGACCATTAAAATTATCTGGTCCGAGGTTGTTTTTCAGCTGTGAAAAAGCTTAAGCCTTCTCCAATACTTCTTTTAAATCGTCACGTACGCTTTCCTTAGCCAAGGGGACTTGTGCGCGATAGGCAGAACGACAGATAACATGGGATGAAACAGGAGAGGTAAGAAACACAAAGAAAATGCCAAGGAATAACTTGATACTGAAATAATCCTCCACAAACAGGAAAAAGAGGAAGGTCCCCAGCAGGACAAATAATACTCCTAATGTAGAGCTTTTGGAAAGAGCATGGGCGCGATTATAGACATCCGGGAGCCGAATAAAGCCAATGGCACTGAGGAAACCCAATATAGTTCCGATTAAGATAATGATCCCTATACCTAACTCAATCAGCGTGTTCGCGTTCAATGACAATCCCCCTCTCGATAAATCGTGCAAAAGCGATGGTTCCGATAAAGGAGAGAATCCCAATCAATAGAATCACTTCAAAAAAAGCTGTAGTTCTGAGAAATACGGAAAAGATGGCTACCGCGGCAATAATATTAATGCCGAGGGCATCCAGGGCTTGAACACGTTCAGAGGCCGTGGGCCCTTTGACACAACGGTAAATCGTTGCCAAGATGGAAAGAGTTGAAAAGCATAAGGATAAAAATATGACCCAAAATAAGATTCCCTCTATCATAGCCTTGTCACCTTCTTAATAGCATCTTCAAACTTTTCTTTAGAGCGGATGACTGAATCGCTCAGTTCGGGAATATCCATAGCGTGGATATAGAACATCCTCTTGTCCGGAGAGATCTCCATCACTACGGATCCTGGGGTCAAAGTGATGAGAAGTGCCAGAAGAGTCACTTCCACATCGGATTCCAAACTGGTTTCCAAGGAAAAAATCCCCGGCTTAATATCAATCTTCGGCTTGATGATTTCCCGAATCACCATGATGCTGGATGTAAAAAGTTCATAAATAAAGAGAAAAAAGAGCTCCGCAACAGCTTGTAAAGTGAAAAGGTAGAATTTGCTGTTCAGAAAACGCCGTAAAATGAAGAGAACCAGGATGCCAAACAGATATCCGCTTGAAAAGGTTAAGATGCTCCAATCATCCTGAAAAAACATCCATAAAACTCCGATAAATAAATTGATTAACACCTGCATTGGCATCGAATCACCTCTTTCCCTCATGTGCACTTACTGGAATCTCTCCTGGAGAACGGCATCAATATAGATCTGGGGCTCCAGCAATCCCGCCACCGCTAAATCTATGACTCCATGGAGTCCTTCTGCCCCTATGCCCAAGGCGACAGTACAGGCTGTAAGTAGGGCGATGGGGAGCAGCAGTCCTTTTGTGGTTCCTTTTTCCGTTTCTTCCGTAAAGTTTGTGTATCCCCAGAACACATTCATGAACAGCTTTAACATAGAATACAAGACCATCAGGCTGGTGAACAGACCGATGCCGCCGAGCCAAAAGTAATCGGCGCGAAAGGTCCCTTCAGTGACAAAGATTTTGCCGACGAAACCACTCAAGGGAGGGATGCCGGATAGGGATAAGGCCGCAATAAAGAACATCCAGCCTAATTGAGGATGTAAGCGAATCAGTCCGCTCATTTCCTTAAGTTTGCCTGTACCTGTCAAATGAAGGATTGTTCCTCCTAAAAGGAAAAGGAGAGCTTTGACAATCATGTCATGGACCAGATAATAGATGGATCCCCGCAGGCCTGTTTCAGTGAAGGAGGCAAAGCCTGCCAAAATAAAGCCGACCCCAACTACCACATTATAGGTCAGGATACTCTTGATATCCCCGAAAGCAACTGCTCCCATGGCTCCTAAAAGCATGGTCACGGCAGCGAGAACACCGATGAGAAGATGGGTGACTTCCGGTTCATGGTAAAAAACAAGAGAAAACAAACGAATAATGGAGTAGATCCCAACCTTGGTTAACAAGGCCGCAAACAGAGCGGCTATAGCTGTAGGGGGGGTACTATAAGAACCTGGAAGCCAGAAGAAGAGAAACAGGCCGGCTTTCAGACTAAATACGATTAAGAACAAAAAGGCTACCGCAGTCATCAGTCCATCCTGTCCGATCTCCGCCACCCGAACAGATAAATGGGCTAAGTTCAACGTTCCGGTCATTCGATAAAGAAAGGCCAGGGCAATCAGGAAGAGGAAAGATGACACCATATTAATCAGAATATAGTGAATGGATTCCTTTAGCTGTATCTTGGTTCCCCCTAAAGTGATCAGCACATAGGAGGCAACCAACATGACCTCAAAGCACACGAATAGGTTAAAAATATCCCCGGTAAGGAAGGAACCGTTTACACCTGCGATTAAGAATAAGGTTAAGGGATAAAAATAATGCCGCTCTCGCTCTATACCGATGGAGGAGAAAGCATAATACACGCAACAAAAAGTGACGACTGCAGTGACTAAGACCAGCAAAATCGAAAGCATATCAGCTACTAAACTTATGCCGAAGGGAGCTTCCCACCCTCCCAGTTGAAGGGTTTGAATTCCTGTTTCTTGGATTTCCCTCATGATAAAAAGAGCCGCGATTCCCACCAGGGTGGTGGTGAGGAGGCTTAGGAGCCGATGGAGACGGATATGATTGCGCAAAATAACCATGATCATTCCGGCAATAATCGGGAGGATGATCGGGAGTATCACTAAATTATTCATCATGATACCCCCTTAATTCTTCCAAATCGTCAGTCCCCAGGACGTTATAGGTTCGATAGCTCAATACTAAGAAGAGGGCCGTGGTGGCGAAGTTAATAACAATAGCCGTAAGTAAAAGAGCCTGGGGAAGGGGATCCGTGAAAAAGCTCTCCTTTAGGCCCAGAAGAGGTGGTCCGCCCTTTTTTAATCCTCCCATGGTTAGGATCAGCAGATTGACCCCGTGCCCGATAATGGAGGTTCCTAAAATAACCCGGAGCAAAGTTTTAGAGAGGATCAAGTATGTGCCTATGGTAAATAAAATTCCGATCACTATTGCCATCAATGTTTCCATTTATCGATCATCACCTATACTCATAATAATGGTTAAAGACGTTCCAATAACAGCTAAGGCAACCCCTACATCGAACAATACGGCGGTGGCCATCTCCGTCCTTCCGAACAGCGGAAGATGAACATAACCGAAGGCTTGGGTTAAAAAAGGCTCTCCTATAAGCATTCCCCGTGCCCCTGTAAAGACAGAAATCAGCACCCCGGCCCCGGCAAGGGCTTTAAAATCCACAGGGAAATTTTTGCGGACTTTTTCAATCCCATAGACTAAAAAGAGAAGGACGATGGCCGCGACAAATGCCAGTCCGCCGATAAATCCGCCCCCTGGGTTGTGATGACCGGAAACAAAAAGATTGACGGCGAAGGTCAGGATAATGACAACGGCCACTTTAGTTACTGTCCGCAGAATGACATCATTAGGATCTTTCATTCTCTTTCCCTCCTGCCATACGCAGCTTTATTAATGTATATACTCCTAACCCCGCCATAGACAGGACCAGAATTTCCAACATAGTATCAAATCCCCGAAAATCCACCAGAATGGCGTTGACGATATTTTTCGCGCCGGCAAGCTCATAGGCATTTTCGTAATAACCGGAAATAGACTCAGGGAGGGGATTCCCGTTTGCAGACAGAGCAACCATAGTCATAACGATACCAATGGCCAGGGAGACCAAGCCATTGACCACTTTAGTGGGAAGGGGAGTGTTCTCTTTTTTTAACTTGGGTAAATGGTAAAAGCAAAGTAAAAATAATACTGTGGTGATGGTCTCTACCACGAGTTGGGTGAGGGCTAAATCCGGAGCGCGGAAGAGAACAAAGAAGAAGACCACAAGAAAGCCTAAGGATCCTACCGCAACAACGGAGGTCAGGCGTGTTTGGGCCAGGAGAACGGTGACGGCGGAAATGACCATGGCTGCCAGCAAAGCAAGCTCATAGATGCTGAAGGAAGCATCCAGAGAAGGGTCAAAAACGATCCCTTTTGAAAAGACCATTGCCCCTCCTACGGCCACAATAATAAAGGTTAAGATATAGATAAGATAATCCCGAAGGGAGCCTGTCATATACCGTTTGGTTAGAGACAGGGAAAGGGACTCCATCCTTTCCAGAGAGGTCTCATAGATATGGTTCAAGGTTAAAGCCTGAGGGTAAGTGCGGTAGAGCTTCTGCCACTTTTTCAAGGTCTTGTACAGAATAAGCCCAAAGACGATCACTCCAAGGGTCATCAGAAGTTCGGGAGTAACCCCATGCCATGGACTGACATGAACTGTTAAAAGTCCTTCCTGAGCAAGAGGGGGCAGGACCGCGGCCCAGGCAGGGGCCAATACATACTGGACCAGGACATTGGGGAAGAAAAATAGGATCACCACTAAAGCCGCCAACACTATAGGGGGGATCAACATTCCCAGAGGCGCTTCGTGGGCTTGTTTCCCCAGCTTGTGTTTCGGTTGACCTGTAAAGGTCCTGAAGACCATGATCATGCAGTAGACAAAGGTTAAGATGCTGGCGATCCAGGCAAGGACAGGAATGAGAAGTGATATTTCCGAAGCGTTTAATACGGCGGTAAAGAAGAGCTCTTTGCTTAAAAACCCGTTAAAAGGAGGCAGCCCCGCCATAGATAAACTTCCGATGAGAGCCAGGGTAAAAGAAATAGGCATGATATGCATTAATCCGCCCAGTTTCCTGATATCCCGGGTGCCTGTTTCATGGTCGATGATCCCCACCACCATAAAGAGGCAGCCCTTAAAGGTGGAATGATTGACTAAATGAAAGAGTGCTGTAAAGATAGCGAGAGCATAGGCAGTTTTGGCATTTCCAGCGTCAAGTGCCAACGCAGCAGAGCCCAGCCCTAATAAGCTCATGATAAGCCCCAACTGGCTAATGGTAGAGTAAGCTAATAAAGCTTTTAAATCCGTCTGCCTTATAGCGTTGAAAGAACCGTAAAGCAGGGTAACAAGGCCAATACCTGAAACCAGCCAGAACCAGACCTCTCCCCCGCCAAAGACAGGAGTAAGGCGGGCAACTAAATAAATGCCTGCTTTCACCATCGTGGCCGAATGCAGATAGGCGCTCACAGGGGTTGGGGCCTCCATGGCATCAGGCAGCCATATACTAAAGGGAAATTGAGCAGATTTGGTGAAGGCGCCGATCAAGATCAATACCATCGCCGGCAGGAATAAGGAATGAGAGTGAATCTCCCCCAGACTATGGATCATCTCACGAATGCTATGGGTATCGGTCATCATGGTAAGGAGGATGAATCCTGCCAGCATAGCTAACCCGCCAAAAACCGTAATCAGCAAGGATTTACGGGCACCGGAGCGGGACTTCTCCCGTTCAAACCAGTAGGCTATCAATAAAAAAGAAGAAATGCTGGTCATTTCCCAAAAAACATATAAGGTAAAAATATTATCGGAAAGCACAACCCCCAGCATGGCTCCCATAAATAAGAGCAAATAGATATAAAAATTGTGTAAAGCTTCTTTGTGCTTGGAAAGATAATAGATAGAATAGAGAATGACCAGAAATCCTACTCCGCTGATGAGCAGGCCGAAGATCAAGGATAAACCATCTATAAGAAGGGTGATATTAATATCATAGGAAGGAATCCAAGGAAGGCTTAGGGCAATGATTTCTCCTGAAGATAGGGTGGGAATCGTGGATAAAAAAGCGAAAAAGATCAACAAAGGGATCCAGAGGACGAACCAGCCTGTATGAATCTTAGGAGTAAATTTCTTATGTAAAAGGGGAACTATGGGAGAAAATAGGAAAGGTATCCCTAAAACAAGATAGAGCCAAACCATCTATCCTCCTCCTTTTCTGTTCTATTCTTTAATAGTTGACTGATAAAGATTCATGAGCTATAGTCATATTTAAGTTAGTCGGTGTTTAAGCAAAATACACCTGTACAAGATTCTGAGGTGGGACAAAATGTTTAAAAAGAAAAAGCATATGGACGAAGGGCTTCTTGTTTGTATTTATTATGGCCCTAACGGTGAGCGACTCATACGGCGTGGCAGCAAGATTGCGAAAATGTTTGGCTGCCCACTCTATATATTGACCGTGGATTCCAAACCTTTTGATGAGTTGGATGCGGAAAAATCCATCTATATTACCAAATGGAAAAAATTAGCTAACGAGCTTGATGCAGACGGGTTTATTTTGAAGGATAATGAGCAGCGTCCTGTCTACAAAGTGATTGCTGAAACAGCCCGGGAAAAAAGAGCTACCCAGATTATCATAGGTCAAACGGTCCAAAGCCGCTGGGAACAAATTACCAAGGAATCCATTGTTAATTTACTTTTAAGGGAAATCCCTTTCGTGGACCTTCACATCATATCAGTGGCCCGTTACCTTAGAGATCCGGACAGCAATTATGAAAAAGGTGTCCGGGCTTATCTAATGACGGACGGGGAAAACTTCCGGCTGGTCTTTAAACATTCGAAAGAAATCGTTTATGAAGGTATTTTTTTCAAAGAATATGGTACCGACTTTAATAACGGGATTTTTAAGTTCATTAAGGATGGCGAAACATTACAGGTCCAGGTCATTGAAGATAGGGTTACGGAGTTGACCAATGTGGACATGGAACCCAATGAGAATGATGAAGACTGAGACTTTCTACACGCTCCACTGAAGACAGTGGAGCTTTTGTTTTATAAATTGACATTAACTTTTATGAATCGAGTTTCTTCTTTATCAATACCGATATATTTTAAGGTTTCCGAAGGAGAATGATGGTGAAAGGTTTTCATCAAAATAGAAATTGCTATACCGGCTCTGAAAGCATGGTAGCCGAAAGTTTTTCTCAAAGTATGGGTGCCTATCTTCCCGGGAATGCCCACCTTTCGTGCAGCATCATTAATGATTCGGTAGGCTTGTTGGCGGGTAATAGGAAGGTTGTCTTTTTTGGATTTAAAGAGATAATCGCTATCACGCAAACGGGCAAGGGTTAAGTATTTAATTAACTCTTCTTGAATCCTGTTATTAATGTAGTAGGCCCTTTCTTCTTTGCTTTTTTCATCATGAATGAGTAGGAATTCTTTGATCCTGCCATCCTCCCACACGTCATTGAGCTTAAGAGTCAGTAAGTCACTGATTCTCAACCCGGTATTAATACCGAAGACAAAAAGTAAAAGATCCCGTTGAGAGTGATTGCTCAATAATTTCTTAATCGCGTTAATGCTCTCCACATCTTTAATGGGATCAACGTATTCCACATTGGACCCTCCTTAATGTGACATAATCACATTTTAGCAAAATTTGAGTAACATTACAAACACAAATCATACCAAGTACATAGAAAAAGGGGAAATAGAGCAAACTCTTTGTTGAAGGATTATGCCGATGGAGAATGGATCATCCCATCGATAAGGAGTGAAGCCAATGAGTGAAGCGGTTCTCGAGAAAATCGAAGGCCGAGTGAGTTATCACGATTCGGTAGAGGAGATGCTGGTCAGAATTCGCGAAGACGGAATGTCCAATGTCTTTGACCGCTATGAAGCCCAGGAAAAAATCCGCTGTAAATTTTGTTTGCAGGGTCTAAGTTGCCAGCAATGCTCTCAAGGTCCTTGCCGGATCAATGAAAAGGGGGAACAAGATCGCGGGGTTTGCGGGATTGGTCCTGATGCCATGGCGATGCGGAAGCTGCTCTTGCAAAATATTATGGGAGCAGGTACATACAGTCATCATGCCTATGAAGCTTTTCGTACTTTGAAAGCTACCGGGGAAGGAAAAACACCCTTTAAGATTAAAGAGCCGGAGAAGCTTAAATGGATGTGTGAAAAATTAGGGATTGATACCAATCAAGATATTAATAAGATGGCCATTCAATTGGCTGATTTATTGGAACATCAACAACAGATCGGAGTAGAAGAAAAAAACCTTATGGTGGAAGCTTTTGCGCCGAAAAAAAGGAAACAAGTATGGCGGGATTTAAATATTTACCCCGCGGGAACCGTTCATGAAGAGCAAAACTGTGTGGCAAGCTGTCTCACCAATGTGGACGGAAACTATGCCTCCCTTGCTTTAAAAGCACTGCGCTTAGGTCTGGCTACTATTTATAACTCACAAATTGGGCTGGAGATGGTTCAAGACATTCTCTTTGGCACTCCTCAACCTCATGAAGTGGATGTGGACCTAGGAATCATGTGTCCGGAACATATTAATATCGTCTTTAACGGACATCAACCCTGGATTGGCGCAGCAATGATTGAAAGAGCCCGCTCCTCTGATGTGCAGGAAAAGGCCAGGGCAGCGGGAGCTAAAGGCCTGCGTGTGGTGGGCTCCATCGAAACCGGACAAGAGCTCCTGCAACGCTTTGAGATGGATGATGTTTTCGTGGGCCTGATGGGCAACTGGTTGACTATTGAGCCTCTGCTGGCCACAGGAACAGTGGATGTCTTAGCTATGGAAGAAAACTGCTCCCCTCCGGCTATCGATATGTATGCAGAGAAATACCAGGCCACCCTGGTCTCCATCAGCACCATCATCGATATTCCCGGCTTGCAGCATAAACTTCCTTATGATCCGTCCGAAACGGATAAAATTGTGGAAACTTTGATCGATTTAGCTATCGATAACTTCAAGAAAAGAAAAGGTAAAGTCACTCCTAAGGTTCCTCAGCATAAGACGAAAGCCATTGCCGGATTCTCCACAGAAGCTGTCCTCGGTGCCTTGGGGAACAAGCTGGATCCCTTGGTAGAAGTTATCGCTGCCGGTAAGATCAAAGGAGTTGTGGCTTTGGCCAACTGCTCTACCTTAAGGAATGGTCCCCAAGACTGGAATACGGTTAACCTGACGAAACAGCTGATCAAGAAGGACATCCTTGTAGTAGCCGGTGGATGTGGAAACCACGCTTTGGAAGTAGCCGGACTTTGTAATTTGGACTCCATTAAGGAAGCCGGTCCTGGGCTGCAAGAGATTTGCACTGCTTTAAAGATTCCTCCGGTTCTAAGCTTTGGAACCTGTACCGATACAGGACGAATCAGCATGTTGGTTACCGCTCTGGCGGATCACCTGGATGTGGATATCCCCCAGCTTCCTATCGCTGTCACGGCTCCGGAGTGGATGGAGCAAAAGGCTACCATCGATGGTGTCTTTGCCGTAGCTTATGGAGCCTATACTCATCTTTCTCCCACACCATTTATAACGGGTGCTCCTCAATTAATTAAGCTCTTGACCGAGGATGTAGAAGGATTGACCGGCGGAAAAGTGGCTGTAGGGGACGATCCCGTGGAAGTAGCCCAGGGTATTGAAGCTCATATTATGGCGAAACGAAAAGGGTTAGGTTTGCATTAGGAAGAAGGGTTAGGAGACGCCGGCCAAAAGGACCGGCGCTTCTTTTTTAAGTTTTTTTAGGTTGCTTAATCAACAGCAAAGGAAAGTCGAATGACTTTCTCGAATAATTAAAATCACCTGAGGAAGTATAGCTTTGAATCTAAATAGGAAGTTAAGGAGTATGTCCATGAATTCTTGTACTGCTTGCCATAGTTGTGGATGTCATTCAGAAGGGCGATTCTGCGCTTCAAAGGTTCCTATATTTTCCATGCTTGCTGATGAACAGCTTGCGGTGATTACCGGCTTGATCACACGGCGACGTTATAAAAAGGGTCAGGTCCTTTTTTTCGAAGGGGATGTATCAGATAAGTTCTACATCATTAATCACGGGAAAATTAAGACCTTTAAGCATACCAGGGAGGGTAAGGAACAAATCCTCTATATTCTTACTGAAGGCGATTTTATTGGTGACTTGAGCCTCCTGAAGAAGAGCGCATTTCAATATAATGCGGAGGCACTGGAGGATGTCGGTGTCTGTACTCTATCCAAAGATGATCTGGATAAAATCTTAAAAGAAAATCCAGAGATTTGTTTAAGAATCTTAGAAAGTGTCCATGATCGCCTTGTGGATCTTGAGAACTTAGTCCAGACCTTAAGCACCAAGGATGTGGAGGCAAGAATCGCCGGCCTGTTATTTAATTTCTCTAAGAATTTTGGCGAACACAAAGACGGCAAAGTAATACTCAATATGGTCTTGACACGTGAGGAGATGGCTAATTTTATCGGAGTGACCCGAGAGACCATGAGTCGTAAGCTATCCGGTATGCAGGATG
Coding sequences within it:
- a CDS encoding Crp/Fnr family transcriptional regulator, whose translation is MNSCTACHSCGCHSEGRFCASKVPIFSMLADEQLAVITGLITRRRYKKGQVLFFEGDVSDKFYIINHGKIKTFKHTREGKEQILYILTEGDFIGDLSLLKKSAFQYNAEALEDVGVCTLSKDDLDKILKENPEICLRILESVHDRLVDLENLVQTLSTKDVEARIAGLLFNFSKNFGEHKDGKVILNMVLTREEMANFIGVTRETMSRKLSGMQDEGILELVGNKRIIINRLRDLEEMM